The following proteins are co-located in the Vigna angularis cultivar LongXiaoDou No.4 chromosome 2, ASM1680809v1, whole genome shotgun sequence genome:
- the LOC108328021 gene encoding 60S ribosomal protein L21-2: MPAGHGLRSRTRDSFSRPFRKKGTIALTTYLRTYHIGDYVDVKVNGAVHKGMPHKFYHGRTGRVWNVTKRAIGVEVNKQVGNRIIRKRIHVRVEHVMPSRCTEEFRLRKIKNDQLKADAKAKGEKISTKRQPEGPKPGFMVEGATLETVTPIPYDVVNDLKGGY; the protein is encoded by the exons ATGCCAGCTGGTCACGGTTTGAGATCTCGCACGAGAGATTCATTCTCTCGTCCCTTCAGGAAGAAGGGAACCATCGCCCTCACAACTTATCTCCGAACATACCACATCGGCGATTACGTTGATGTCAAGGTTAACGGCGCCGTCCACAAGGGTATGCCTCACAAGTTTTACCATGGCCGCACCGGTCGTGTTTGGAATGTCACCAAACGCGCCATTGGTGTCGAGGTTAACAAACAG GTGGGGAACAGAATTATTAGAAAGAGGATTCATGTCCGTGTTGAGCATGTGATGCCTTCAAGGTGCACTGAGGAGTTCCGTTTGAGGAAGATCAAGAATGATCAACTAAAGGCGGATGCTAAGGCAAAGGGGGAGAAAATTAGCACCAAGAGACAACCTGAGGGCCCCAAACCAGGTTTCATGGTGGAAGGAGCTACATTAGAAACTGTCACTCCCATTCCTTATGACGTGGTTAATGATCTTAAAGGAGGATATTAG